The genome window TCCACACTTGTTATATCTTATATTGGATATAAGACGCAAGAAGTAAAGGCTTCAGACAATATGGAGGTAACACTTCAGGAAGATGCCAACGACTTGCAGGAAGTAGTTGTAACAGGTTATACCACTCAGAAGAAGGCAGACTTGACCGGTTCCGTGGCTGTGGTTTCAACCAAGAACCTGAAGACAAGTTCAGAGACAGACCCGATGCGTGCTTTGCAGGGGCGTGTTCCTGGTATGACTGTTACTACTGATGGTTCTCCTATTGGTTCAGGAACCGTGCGTATTCGTGGTATCGGTTCTTTCAACTCTTCTCAGGACCCTCTTTATATCATAGATGGTGTACCTACCAATATGGCTTTGAATACCCTCAATACAAATGATATCGAGAGTATGCAGGTTTTGAAAGATGCTGCATCAGCTTCTATCTATGGTTCCCGTGCTTCGAATGGTGTCATCATCATCACCACCAAGAAAGGTAAGAAGGGTAGCAAGGTGGCTGTTGACTTCTCTGCCAACCTAACTGCACAGTTCTATTCCAACCAGTCGAAGATGAAGTTGATGAACTCCAGCCAGTATGCTACTGCGATGGCTCAGGCTGCCCTGAACGATGGACTCGATCCTGTGGCTTATGCTGCCAACTACGGCATCGACTTGAATGCGGCCTCTGGTACTCCAATCACCGTTTGGAATCCTGCTACCAACCAGTATCAGAACTATACTATCAATGGTCGATATGACGGCTACATCAATGCCAAGAAAACCATGCGATTCTCTGATACCGACTGGCTCGATGAAATCTCTCGCACTGGTTTCTCGCAGAACTACGACCTCTCTGTATCTCATGCCAATGACAAGCATAGCGCTATGTTCTCCTTGGGATACAAGAACAATGAGGGTGTCTTGAAATATACCGACTTCGAGAATATCTCAGCTCGTTTGAATACTTCTTGGAATTTAAACAAGATCGTAACCGTAGGTGAGAATTTGACTTTGACTTATACCTCTCAGGTAGATTGCCATCCGATGGAGAATGCCTTGAAGATGCCTTCCATTGTTCCGGTTTACGAAGAAGATGGCAAGACCTTCGCTGGTCCTGTAGGAAGTATGGCCGACCGTCAGAACCCTTGTCGTGAGCAGTATCAGAACCGCAATAACCACCTCGACTACTGGCGCATCTTCGGTAATGCTTTCGTAGAATTGAAGCCTGTCAAGGGATTGACCCTGCGTTCTAACTTCGGTTTGGATTTCAAAACGTCGTTTATCAATGCGATGACGAATACTTATCATTCCGATATTGTCAACAATGACATCGCCAAGACAACGCTCTCGAATAACAATGAGACCAACTGGACATGGTCTAACACAGCCCAGTACGTTACCCAGATTGGCAAGCACAACATTGATGTACTCGGTGGTATGGAATTTTCCAAGCAGTCGGTTATCGATTTCTCTGCCTATTCAGAAGGCTATGCGCTGGAAGATAAAGATTATATGTGGCCAAATGCTGCCACGGGAACGATGCGTAACTCGGGTGCAAAGTTTGGTTATCGCCTGGCTTCTTTCTTTGGAAAGGTGAACTACAACTGGGATGATCTCCTCCTGGCTTCCTTTACTATCCGTCATGATGGTTCATCCCGATTTGGTAAGGCACATCGCTGGGGTACTTTCCCTGCTGCATCACTCGGTTTCAGATTCTCTAATCTCCTGAAGAAGGATTGGTTGGATGATGCCAAGTTGCGACTCTCTTGGGGTCAGACAGGTAACCAGGCTATCGACAACAATGCACAGTTTGGTCTTTATGTAGTGGATTACGGATTAGACCGTGTAACCTCTACTGCATACGACCTCTTCCTGCAAGGTTCAGGTACCTTCCCTTCTGGTTATCGTGCCACACAGTTGGCTAACCCTAACTTGAAATGGGAGGCTGCTACCCAGTATAACGTAGGTTTGGATTACACCCTGTTTGGCAACACCCTCTATGGTACAGTGGATGCCTATATTAAGAATGTGAAGGATATGTTGATTAATCCTGCTTATCTGGGTGCAACTGGTGAAGGTGGAAATTCATGGCAGAATGGTCCTTCGCTCCGCAACTGGGGTATGGAGTTCACCGTGGGCTATCGCAAGACCTTGGCTAATGGACTTGGCATTGACGTGAACGGCAATCTGGATTTTTTCCGCAACAAGGTTACTTATTTGCCAGCATCAACAACAGGTGCTTACGCTCACACATCTAAGGAAAACCTGGTGCAGAGTGGCAAGTCTTATGGTTCTATCGTAGGTTATGTAGCCGATGGAATTTTCCAGAATCAGGAAGAAGTAGATAAGTCTGGACAGCCAAACGCACGTGTCGGTGGATTGAAATACAAGGACTTAGATGGTAAAAATGGAATTACTTCAGATGACCAGACTTGGATTTTCGACCCTGTGCCAGCCTTCTCTTATGGTTTGAATATTGCTCTCAACTACAAGGGCTTTGATTTCAGTATGTTCTGGCAGGGTGTCTATGACCAGGATGTGTATAACAACCAAAAGTTCCAGACCGACTTCTGGGCTATTACTGATGGTGGTTCTAACAAGGGAACCCGTTTGCTCGATGCTTGGAATACCAACAATACCGGTTCTTCTATCCCACGTCTGAGCACCATGAATACAGCTGATGAGGGTCGTGCTTCCTCTTACTACGTTGAGAATGGATCTTACTTGAAGTTGCGTACCTTGCAGGTGGGTTACACCATCCCAAGCAGCATCCTCTCTAAGTTGAAGATGACAAGTGCCCGTGTCTATCTCTCAGGTCAGAATCTTTTGACCATCAAGAGCAATAGCCTGACTTGTTCAGACCCAGAGAATCCAAACTGGAACTATCCGCTTTCAACATCCGTATCATTCGGACTTCAGGTAGGTTTCTAAAATGTTTCATATTTTTAAAGAGAATTCTAAGATGAAAAAGTTATATACAATGGTGCTTGCAGCAGCACTGGTAGGAACATTCACCAGTTGTGATGATTTCCTGGATTACACCCCAACAGCTGTGGTTGATGAAGACAAGGCTTTCAGCGAGCCAGACAAGATGGTAAACAGTGCCTATGCGATGTTGGGCGACTGTTGGTATTCTTACCCATTCAACCTTTGGCCATATGGTGACCTTTCTTCAGACGATTGCTTGAAGGGTGGCGGTGGCACCGGTGACACCGGTTATCACGATGTGGAGATCTGGAGTACCTTAACCTCTACTAAGGGCGAACTCGACGAGTTATGGTATCGTCTCTATTGTGCCGTTTCCCGTTGCAACCGTGCTTTGGTTTCTTTGCAACAGAATGGTGAGAGCACACTGGGTGCTGAGGTAACCAAGCAGCGTGAGGCTGAGGTTCGCTTCCTCCGTGCTCATTTCTATTTCAAGTTACTTAGCATGTATCGTCAGATTCCTTGGATAGACGAGAAGGTTTATGAGGATAAAACAACAGAGAGCACATCAAACACTCAGTTTACTTACGAGGAATTGTGGCAAAAGGTGATTGCCGACTTCCAGACTGCATACGATGTACTTCCTGCTAAGCAGAAGGATGGCGGTCGTGTCAACAAGATTGCTGCCGCAGGTTATCTGGCCAAATGTTATCTTACCATTGCCTGGGGTGATGGTTATGAGGCAACCAATGGCGTTGACCATATTAATGAGGAGTATATGCAGAAGGTAGTAGATTACACCGATGTTGTGAAGAATTCAGACTATGGTTACATGACAGATTTCGGCGACATCTTCCTGCCAGACAATAAGAACAACAAGGAGTCAGTTTTTGCTGTCCAGACTTCCGACTATAGCGAGGATCATACCACCTTCGGACGTGCCAACTGGTCTAATATGCTGAATGGCTGTTGGGGTATGTGGTCTTGCGGATGGGATTTCCACAAGCCTTCACAGGACCTGGTGAATGCCTTCAAGACCAAGAACGGACTTCCTGAGTTTGATGACTACAACAAGACTTGTGATTATCCTGTAAACGGTAAGCCTAATAGTCAGAAATGGGATCCACGTTTGTTCCATACTGTAGGAATGCCTACCTTCCCATATAAATATGAGTCAGAACACACGATGACTACAGCCAACTCTCGTACACCAAACGTTTACGGTTACTATACCTCTCTGAAGGAAGTACCACAGCGTTCAAAGGGTGAAACTTACAATGGCTCTTGGCAGGCGTTTGCGATGAACGACTATGTGCTCCGTTATAGCGATATCATGTTGATGCGTGCCGAGGCTTTGATAGAGTTAGGCAATTTGGAAGAGGCTCGTACCATTATTAATGATATCCGTCAGAGAGCCAAGAATTCTGTGGATAAGCATATTGAATATGCCAAGGATCAATGTGATATAGCCCTCTATCCGGAGTCTTATTTCCAGGATAAGGAGACGGCAAGAAAGTGTCTTCGCTGGGAGCGTCGTCTGGAAATGGCTATGGAGAACGGCCGCTTCTTCGACTTGCGCCGCTGGGGCATTGCTTCTGAGACACTGAACAAGTATTTCGAATCTGAGAAGAAAGATCAGTATGGAGAGCAAACATACGCACAATACTTGAAGGATGCCAAGTTCACACCGGGCAAGAACGAGTTCTATCCGGTTCCATATAACCAGCTGTATTACATTCCTGGTCTTTATAAGCAGAATAAGGGATATGAGTAATTACCTATCGGTATTTTTAGATAATAATTTCAGAAACTTAGACAATGAAAAAGATATTTATTTCAGCGCTTGTCGCTCTTTGCGGTTTTACCGCCAGTTATGCCCAGCAGGCTTCCTTTTTGAGCAATAATCACTGTCTCTATCGCATCAGCCAGGAGAGTCAGAACCAGAAGTGTCTCTTGCTCCCTGTGCAGGAGAGTGCGGAGATGGCCAACATCAAGGTGATTGCCGACAACAAACAGGTGAAAGCCTTCAATGTGAAGTTGGCTAAAGACCACGTAGATTATTACGTGCCTCTCTATATGAATGAGTTTGCCGGTTTGAAGGGCCTGGCTCTCGATATCCATGTAAACGGCGATTATAGCAAGGAGGGCTTGAACGCCCTCACTTGCTGGGAGAACATGAAGTTCTCTGATTCTTTCGATATGAAGAATCGTGAACAGTATCGCCCAGTTTTCCATCAAACTCCTGTTTACGGATGGATGAACGACCCAAATGGTATGTTCTATAAGGATGGCGTATGGAATCTCTACTTCCAGTATAATCCTTACGGATCACAGTGGGAGAATATGACCTGGGGACATTCTACATCTACCGACTTGGTACATTGGAAGTTCCAGGGTGCCCCTATCCAGCCAGATGCAATTGGTACCATTTTCAGCGGTTCTGCCGTTGTGGATAAGAATAATACCGCTGGTTTGGGCAAGGGTGCTGTTGTGGCTCTCTACACTTCGGCTGGTGAGAACCAGACACAGAGCATGGCTTACAGCACAGATAATGGCAAGACCTTTACCAAATATGAGGGAAATCCGATCATCACCAGCAATGTGCCTGATTTCCGTGACCCTCACATGTTCTGGAACGAGGACATCAAGAAATGGAATATGATCATGGCGGTTGGTCAGCACATGGAAATCTATTCTTCAGATAACTTGAAGGACTGGAAATACGAAAGCTCTTTTGGTGAGAAGTATGGCAACCATGGCGGTGTCTGGGAATGCCCAGACTTGATGAAGATGAAGGTTCGTGGCACCGGTAAGGAGAAGTGGATGCTTATCTGCAACATCAATCCTGGTGGACCTTCCGGAGGTTCTGCTACCCAGTATTTCATCGGTGATTTCGACGGTCATAAGTTTACTTGCGACAGTAAGCCTGAGGTTACCAAGTGGATGGATTACGGTAAGGACCACTATGCCACAGTTTCCTTTGATAATGCTCCAAACGGTCGCCGTGTGGCTATCGCCTGGATGAGCAACTGGCAGTATGCCAACCAGGTTCCTACCCAGCAGTACCGTTCAGGCAACTCTATTCCTCGCGACTTAGGTCTCTTCGAGTATAAGGGTGAAACTTATTGCAGCGTGGTTCCATCTCCAGAGATGACAGCAGCAAGAAGCAAGAAGGCAGGCAAGAAACTCACAGAATCTTGCGAGATGGTAGTGAACCTAAAGGGAAATGCTACTATCACCCTGAGCAACGACAAGGGTGAGAAGGTAGTGATGAACTACGATGCCAAGGCAGAAACCTTCTCAATGGATAGAACCAAGAGCGGTAAGGTAGATTTCAGCAAGGATTTCGCTGCAGTCACCAAGGCTCCAACCTATGGCAATATCAGCCAGCTGCGCATCTTCATCGACAAGAGCAGCATCGAGGCACTGGATGCTGACGGAAAGATGGCAATGACCAATCTCGTGTTCCCAAGCAAGCCTTACAACAAGGTTACTGTAAAGGGAAAGGGTAAGTATCAGGTTTACGACATCAAGTAACCTCATCTGTTAAGAACTGAATCTATAAGATAATTGTTTCTAAGAGTGTTACTGATGTAACAATGCAACAAAAATGGTAGCCGATGAACGATATTTTATGATATAATATACCGTTTGTCGCTACCTTTGCAGCAGAAATTCAGAAACAATAACGCTAACAATTATGAATAAATCATCAAAGTTATCAATCATCCCGGTGATGCTCTGTTTCTTCGCCATGGGATTTGTAGATTTGGTAGGCATCGCCTCCAACTACGTAAAGGAAGATCTCAACCTCAATGATGCAACAGCCAATCTGTTCCCATCGCTGGTATTCTTCTGGTTTCTCATCTTCTCGGTTCCAACAGGAATCCTGATGAATAAGATAGGTAGAAAGAAGACAGTACTCCTGTCTTTGCTCGTTACCGTTATCTCCCTCCTTTTGCCCATTTTTGGCGAAAACTTTGAACTGATGCTCGTATCATTCTCATTGCTCGGCATCGGAAATGCATTGATGCAGACTTCCCTGAACCCGCTGGTTTCTGTGGTTACATCAGGCAAGAACCTGGCTTCTACATTGACTTTCGGTCAGTTCGTCAAGGCCATCGCTTCCTTCCTGGCTCCATACATCGCTATGTGGGGTGCCATGGCAAGTATTCCAACCTTCGGTTTGGGCTGGAGAGTTCTCTTCCCAATCTATATGGTTATCGGAATCGCAGCCACTTTCTTCCTGGCTGGTACGCCTATCGAGGAAGAGAAGAACGAGGGTAAGGCTTCCGGCTTTGGCGAGTGCTTCAAGCTGCTCGGCAAACCTATCGTGCTGCTTTCCTTCATCGGTATCATGTGCCATGTAGGCATCGATGTGGGTACCAATACCACAGCTCCTAAAATTCTGATGGAGCGTCTGGGATGGACGCTGAACGAGGCTGCCTTCGCCACATCGCTCTACTTCATCTTCCGTACCATCGGATGTTTCACCGGTACCGTTTTCCTCCGCATGATGAAGACCCGCACTTTCTTCCTCATCAGCGTAGTGATGATGGCTCTGAGTATGATAGG of Segatella copri contains these proteins:
- a CDS encoding MFS transporter: MNKSSKLSIIPVMLCFFAMGFVDLVGIASNYVKEDLNLNDATANLFPSLVFFWFLIFSVPTGILMNKIGRKKTVLLSLLVTVISLLLPIFGENFELMLVSFSLLGIGNALMQTSLNPLVSVVTSGKNLASTLTFGQFVKAIASFLAPYIAMWGAMASIPTFGLGWRVLFPIYMVIGIAATFFLAGTPIEEEKNEGKASGFGECFKLLGKPIVLLSFIGIMCHVGIDVGTNTTAPKILMERLGWTLNEAAFATSLYFIFRTIGCFTGTVFLRMMKTRTFFLISVVMMALSMIGMWVGESKMMLYIAIALVGYGNSNVFSMIFSQALLAMPDKKNEVSGLMIMGLFGGTVFPLIMGFASDAMGQVGAVAVMAVGVVYLFTYIRKL
- a CDS encoding SusC/RagA family TonB-linked outer membrane protein, which translates into the protein MNNLSRLLMSSALCTVCTVASAQQVNVNGIVKDAAGETVIGASVMVKGTKTGTVTDFDGNFHVECAPGSTLVISYIGYKTQEVKASDNMEVTLQEDANDLQEVVVTGYTTQKKADLTGSVAVVSTKNLKTSSETDPMRALQGRVPGMTVTTDGSPIGSGTVRIRGIGSFNSSQDPLYIIDGVPTNMALNTLNTNDIESMQVLKDAASASIYGSRASNGVIIITTKKGKKGSKVAVDFSANLTAQFYSNQSKMKLMNSSQYATAMAQAALNDGLDPVAYAANYGIDLNAASGTPITVWNPATNQYQNYTINGRYDGYINAKKTMRFSDTDWLDEISRTGFSQNYDLSVSHANDKHSAMFSLGYKNNEGVLKYTDFENISARLNTSWNLNKIVTVGENLTLTYTSQVDCHPMENALKMPSIVPVYEEDGKTFAGPVGSMADRQNPCREQYQNRNNHLDYWRIFGNAFVELKPVKGLTLRSNFGLDFKTSFINAMTNTYHSDIVNNDIAKTTLSNNNETNWTWSNTAQYVTQIGKHNIDVLGGMEFSKQSVIDFSAYSEGYALEDKDYMWPNAATGTMRNSGAKFGYRLASFFGKVNYNWDDLLLASFTIRHDGSSRFGKAHRWGTFPAASLGFRFSNLLKKDWLDDAKLRLSWGQTGNQAIDNNAQFGLYVVDYGLDRVTSTAYDLFLQGSGTFPSGYRATQLANPNLKWEAATQYNVGLDYTLFGNTLYGTVDAYIKNVKDMLINPAYLGATGEGGNSWQNGPSLRNWGMEFTVGYRKTLANGLGIDVNGNLDFFRNKVTYLPASTTGAYAHTSKENLVQSGKSYGSIVGYVADGIFQNQEEVDKSGQPNARVGGLKYKDLDGKNGITSDDQTWIFDPVPAFSYGLNIALNYKGFDFSMFWQGVYDQDVYNNQKFQTDFWAITDGGSNKGTRLLDAWNTNNTGSSIPRLSTMNTADEGRASSYYVENGSYLKLRTLQVGYTIPSSILSKLKMTSARVYLSGQNLLTIKSNSLTCSDPENPNWNYPLSTSVSFGLQVGF
- a CDS encoding DUF4980 domain-containing protein, encoding MKKIFISALVALCGFTASYAQQASFLSNNHCLYRISQESQNQKCLLLPVQESAEMANIKVIADNKQVKAFNVKLAKDHVDYYVPLYMNEFAGLKGLALDIHVNGDYSKEGLNALTCWENMKFSDSFDMKNREQYRPVFHQTPVYGWMNDPNGMFYKDGVWNLYFQYNPYGSQWENMTWGHSTSTDLVHWKFQGAPIQPDAIGTIFSGSAVVDKNNTAGLGKGAVVALYTSAGENQTQSMAYSTDNGKTFTKYEGNPIITSNVPDFRDPHMFWNEDIKKWNMIMAVGQHMEIYSSDNLKDWKYESSFGEKYGNHGGVWECPDLMKMKVRGTGKEKWMLICNINPGGPSGGSATQYFIGDFDGHKFTCDSKPEVTKWMDYGKDHYATVSFDNAPNGRRVAIAWMSNWQYANQVPTQQYRSGNSIPRDLGLFEYKGETYCSVVPSPEMTAARSKKAGKKLTESCEMVVNLKGNATITLSNDKGEKVVMNYDAKAETFSMDRTKSGKVDFSKDFAAVTKAPTYGNISQLRIFIDKSSIEALDADGKMAMTNLVFPSKPYNKVTVKGKGKYQVYDIK
- a CDS encoding RagB/SusD family nutrient uptake outer membrane protein gives rise to the protein MKKLYTMVLAAALVGTFTSCDDFLDYTPTAVVDEDKAFSEPDKMVNSAYAMLGDCWYSYPFNLWPYGDLSSDDCLKGGGGTGDTGYHDVEIWSTLTSTKGELDELWYRLYCAVSRCNRALVSLQQNGESTLGAEVTKQREAEVRFLRAHFYFKLLSMYRQIPWIDEKVYEDKTTESTSNTQFTYEELWQKVIADFQTAYDVLPAKQKDGGRVNKIAAAGYLAKCYLTIAWGDGYEATNGVDHINEEYMQKVVDYTDVVKNSDYGYMTDFGDIFLPDNKNNKESVFAVQTSDYSEDHTTFGRANWSNMLNGCWGMWSCGWDFHKPSQDLVNAFKTKNGLPEFDDYNKTCDYPVNGKPNSQKWDPRLFHTVGMPTFPYKYESEHTMTTANSRTPNVYGYYTSLKEVPQRSKGETYNGSWQAFAMNDYVLRYSDIMLMRAEALIELGNLEEARTIINDIRQRAKNSVDKHIEYAKDQCDIALYPESYFQDKETARKCLRWERRLEMAMENGRFFDLRRWGIASETLNKYFESEKKDQYGEQTYAQYLKDAKFTPGKNEFYPVPYNQLYYIPGLYKQNKGYE